The window CAAGGACATTCCATTTTTTTTGCCAGAAGACACCACAATGGAACATATTATTGTAAAAACATAAATTGCCAGCTGTGTGAAACTTATAGGGTCTCACACAGAGCCTTGCTTGAAGGTGTATAAAAATGGGATCAATATTCTGTATGCTTTGAGTGGGGATCAGTGTAGAAAACAAGAACCCTTCACTCCTGCTACCATTTACAAGGCCGAATAAAGGAAACTGTTCTATGATTAGTTGGTTCTGCTATTTTACTACACCGTGGGCTGACTTTCACGCCCCTGGATGGGttcacagcatatttaaggggggcTGTGgaggagagaaatacagaagaaaccaaataaCGCTGActatttcacagggaagggggccatagccaaacaaaggttgagaatggctggtgtagtagttgcagagtctgcagagggatatagataggttaagtgaatgggaaagtgtctggcagatggagtactatgttggtaaatgtggggtCACTTTGGAAGACAAAATATGAATTtggactattatttaaatggtgaaaattaTACTATACCGTTGTACAGAATTGCCTAGGTCTGTacatgaaatgcaaaatgttagTTTTCAGGTGAAGTAAAGGCAAataggatgttggccttcatcactagaggaattaaCTGAAGAGCAGGGAGATTCTACTGCAACAAGATACTGGTGAGTCcatacctggagtactgcatgcaattcTGGCCAGCTACATCAGTGTGGTTCAGTTGCtgctgaggtcaatccacaggaccacgagagtgacagagaggattatTGGAATCTCACTCCACCCCCAACATAATCTACCAGGACTGTTGtcagaagagggtgcgcaaaattgtTGAGTACCTGCACAGAGGATCTTTCAGTTGCATCCATCAGGAaagacacaggagtatcagagccagcaccactaggctgaggaaagGCTTCTttacacaggcagtgagaatgctgaacgatcaaaggagcTGCTTCACGAACCACTGAAAACACTcaatcatgaaacaatatttatttatatgtacagCATATGAAttcttgtcttgcatatgtattgtttgtctgtatgcgagTTATCTTTGGCTGTGTGTCATGTTTTTGAAGAAGAtcgaagaatgctgtttcatcagattgcaCTTGTGcactcagatgacaataaacgtgacttgacttagatctccttacttgagaaaggatatactggctttggaggtgatgcagaggTTCAACAGGTTTATTCCGGATAAGAGGGTTGGCTCTTCAAGTTGCCTTGAACTCTACTCACTGGAGAgctttgggggttgggggggggggggggggggggggaagagagagaatatCTTATAAAAATAGACAAGACTGAAGCAGGGAGGCTGTTTCCACTGATCATTGAGACTAGTCTAGGAGACTGCTTCGAAATTCAGGGAAGGACATTTAAGACAGTTAAAGAGGAACTGTTTCCCCAGAAagcagtgaatctgtgcaattctctgcccaaggaagcaacaGCAGGATCATTAAATGATTTAAGACAGTTTTTTGGAGTAGTAGGGGATAGGGGATTTAATGGTTATGCGAAACCAGCAGGCAAGTGGAATTGATCCCACTATCAGAGCACAATCTTCTTGAATGGTGGAGGGAGCTTGACGGGcaagatggctgactcctgctccttgaCCTTATGAAGCACTATACGTGAGACTGAGGTAACAGGTTGCTGTCAGCTGCCCTGCCATCTGTTCTCCGAAGGAGGGTGACTATTTCCCCAGACCAGACCGATCGCTGTCTCGCATCTTCCTGAATCTTTGCAGATCTTGGGAAGGAGCTGGTTAGAGAGATCTGGATAATGAGCACAATAATGCATAAAGTAATCTCCCCACACAGTGAATTAGTGTCACAACAGGCAGGCAGCATATCTTGCAATAATAGTTTCATACACACTGTAAACATTTACCATacatgtaacaaacatgtattgaataaaaacaaaaataaacgtATAGCAATGAACACTTACAAAATACCAAACGTCTGAGATAAAAGGACACAATGATGATTGCTGAATTTAATTTATTGTTGAACAAAGCAATGACTTGAAACAAGGAACCTCCTCCCTGGCCCATGATCCTGTGGTAATTTCACACACCAATCAAAACTCTATTACTTGCAACtttcatgatggaatggtctgGATCACAATCTAAGCAAACGTGCTCCCATTCCAACCAACATTAGCACGATCCAGGTCCTGGAAAATGATGTACATTCTGTGAACAAGGAaacaggaatcagaaggcagccCAGACGGGAATCCCACTGCAATCGAAGCAGGCTGATACCCGAAGTTCAATTTGGCAGGTGCTAATCCTCTCCAAACTAAATTATCACCTCCATCCTGCTCCTTATATCCCCTATGTGTCTCTTCCCTTGAAGGCAGATCTTATCTTTACACATTTAGTTGCAAGAGCTTTTCAGCAATTTCCTGAAATGATAAAATTTGACTAAATGCAGAATACCCAAATGATTCATTCTCAGAGAAAGCTAGACATTAGTTTGAGTTAGAAGGTGTGGTCAATCTCTGAGATTACAAGGCATAACCATTCAGTGGAGAAGGAATCACTGTCACATTCAATCCCACCCATCTTGTAACAACCAAACCAGAGAGCCTCACCTACTGGGAGAAATGTGCAAGTGTTTgttcaccaggtcaaacagcatcttggAGTAGTCTTTATTCTCTTTGTTGCTGATTTTACCAATGctggagagagaggcaagagcgCAGGGCTCAGTGGATCCACCAAAGTGCATCATCTGGTCGGGCACAATGTGCACTGCAATATACTGAAAGACACAAAGAGCTTCTGATCACTTCCACCTTCACAACAGAGGATGAGCCCAGAGAACCACAGTGTTCTATAAGAAGAGGAATTAACACTGCCCAGAGGACATGTACCCATCCTCCTGTTCTTTTTTTGATGGCGTCCCCACCCAACTTTCAATCCTGGTTATCACCCCAATCTGACAGCTGAGTTTGGCTCATGCCCATGTTCCTGTGGGACGGTACGTCTAGCCCATATGCAGCCCACGCAGCAGGGAGGTCCTGATCTGGGATGGAGGAGGAAGGAAAAAATCATTAGGAAGGACAATGCAGACCATTCACCCCCTCAAACCTGTTCTCTCAATGTACATGTGTGATTATCTTGACTTTCCAATACTGGCTCCACCCTTGCACTTTTAACAATCTACCTTTCTGTTTGGAAGTTAATGACTTACTCCCCACAATCTCAGAAACTAAATCACTTTTTCTTGGAATAAGTTCCAGATTCCCAATAACTTGATGGCAGTCCTGAATGCCTACCCCTTGTCTGTACATTTCATGCCCATTCTACATACACTAAACAGATCAAAAGTTCTCCAGATTATTTCACAGCAAGGGAACGCAAGGTTCATTGATCCTTataatttaaaactttttctgGACAAAGAGGGAGcctgagagggagaagctaaaATCGAATACATCGGTGTTACAATTGACTGAAGGTAACTATGGAGGGATGAGAAAGCAGCTgcccaaagttgattggaaggagATGCTAGCAGGGAAGACagcagaacagcaatggaagGAGTTTCTTGGGATACCTTAAAACACACAGGGTCATTTCATCccaagaagcagcagcattttaaAGGGAGGCTGAGGTGACAAGGGAAGACAAAGACGGCATAAAAGCAAGATGGGACATGCGATGCTGCCAAAATTAGTGGGAAGCAGGAGGACAGGGCAgcttttaaaaaccaacagaaggCAACACTAAGAGCACTTTGGGGAGAAAATATGAAATTGATAACACAAGAGGACACCAAAAGATTTTTCCCatctataaagagtaaaagaggcaATAGTGGACAACAGACCACTGGAAAATGATGTTAgggaagtacagtaaaatccccattatgtggcattcaatcaaccagaatctcaaccaaccagcaaaaaaaagggaaataaataaataagactatttaaaaataaataagttttaaattgtaattttctccaaagcaactgttggaaccaaggggttaagtaatcatggaaaatatgcctatgtactattcgttatgtattcattaatccattacaatataacaatttactatttacttcaattatactgtttaagggaaatattaatgcaattaagtaacagccacagtatgtagaaaagttggctgattatagtatgtgtagaatttgctgccttcaaatacagagaaaaaatacTTTCTTCCCCAAGGCTACACTAAAACAACAGAATGTTCTGGCCTTGGAGATTAAGACGGGAGGGCCACACCATAGATAAttacagagcaggaaattgcttgggaTAAATCTTGGGCAAGGagcctatcaaagaaagccaactcttgtTCAGTGTaacaaggttgatctatataaactgtagagactggacagtaggtgtcagtcttggggaatagctcattgagcaggtgacctatgaactaatgactggaccagagctctgttaagctttattcttgtgctatgtaataaacttattgtgaaaccgaataccttctcctatcacttcattcaacgagcacgctggactcagacgacatatagaccaaattgaggggagggtaaagccagagtccgacacaacATACAacctgtaagggttaaaatgactaGCAAGCATATTTTCCATGAAGGCGGCAAATATTGTTGGCATTCTGAGTGTCTCCTAGTAACAACCAGCTTCAAGATTGTGGCTTGCTTTCTGCATGTTTAAAATAAAGAATCAtttttgaattttccattgttCTGTGAAGATGGAGAGAATGGAGATGGTCCAAATAATTTTATTGACTGTTATAATCATTGTTTTAAATcattgagtgggaagggaaggttgagaaccactgctccagacccaattgttactgaagtaatttgcttgagaaaaatgatcagcggcccatttcctttggagttatgaaaccatgcacaaaacgaatcaattagatatgattaaaactgtggtttacaaactttttttctttctactcagattccaccttaagcaatcccttactaatcacagagcacttaaggcatagggattacttaaggtggaatgtgaatttagggaggcagtttgaaaaccactggtctaaagcaCCACGCTTTGAGGataacagaaaaataaaatattgtatACCAAAGTTGAGCCTTGGTAGTAAAAatgctgaaatgctggaggaactcagctggtttattcagtATCAAGGGTCtttttgacaaaaatatattacccatatttcaggcctgagcccttcaaggaaaaatatcAGAAAGGGCAGAAACAGGATAtaacagaaagtctcagaattcaaacaatggggaagaATCCAAagcaataaaaggtgttaattgaatgcaATAAGGGTCTAGGTGGAATTTATTATGTCTATGCGAAATGAGAGAGGCAATGGAAAGATGATGGGGGAAgcaagaggtgggggggaggggcagggggaagaaatTTTAACAAAAGCTAGAGAAATTaatattaatgctatccagttggagggtacccagttggaagatgaggtgttgttcctccaatttaccggtgttctcagactggcagtacatgagaccatggacagacatgttggcaagggaatgggatggagaattaaaatgggtggccactgagagatccacattATTGCGCCGAACAGcgcagaggtgctcaacaaagggatctcccagcctgcgtctagtctctctgatgtcaaggagaccacagcgggagcaccagatgcattaGATGACTCctacagatttacaagtgaaatgttgcttcagttGGAAGAATTGTTATGTCCCTGAATGGTGTTGAGGGAAGTGGTGTGGgcataagtggagcatctcctgtggtaacaggggtaggtcccaaagggaggattggtggggagggaggagtggacaagggagtcatggagggagctatccctgcagaaggcagagaggtgaACATGTGTCTCGTGGTTGGATGGGATCAGGTGGTAGGTGATGGAAATTCGGAGGATGTGTTGGGTGCAGAGGcagtggggtagtaggtgaggacaagaggaatcttgtctttgttgtgtgtgtgtggggggggggggaagaacagggcagatgtgcaggtaaaggAGGATTTGCGGATGAGTGCCGAGTTGATAgcggtagagcagtggttctcaacctttttctttccactcacacaccattttaagtattccctatgccatcggtgctctgtaattagtaagggtttgcttaagtgggatttgaatgggaagggaatgtcgagaatcactgatctaaacccaattgtcactgaaatattttgcatgagaaaaattgtcattggcccatttcctttagaattatgaaacagtgcagataacaaatcaattatggatgattaaaatagtggttttcaaacattttctttctacccacatatcaccttaagcattcccttactaatcacagagcatcgatggcataggaattacttaaagtggtatgtgatgggaaagaaaaatgttgagaaccactgtgatagagggaaagccacattgtttgaaggaggacatctttgatgatctggcatggaaatccTCAACCTGGGTGCAGAGCAATGTAgatgaaggaattgagagaatggaatccttacaggggacatggTGGGAAGAGGTGCAGTCGAGGTAGCTGTTGGATTTGGTGGATTTATTGAAGATGTctgttgtctcctgagatggagacagagagttcGAGGAAAGGAagtgtgttgctagagatggaccaagtgaatttgaagtcggggtggaagttggcagcaaagtggatgaagtaatCGAGCTCATCATTACATGATGCAGCACCAAATTGTCATCGacgtagtggaggaagagttgaggggcctctTACCACAATTAGTGCTTGGTCCTGAAAAAGACAGCTTAAGTCACAGGGCTACGCCAGTGTCACAGTTACGAGATGTGCAAGATCTTAACTAATCAGGTTAAGGCAAGGTACCAGATCTCAAACCCCAATGATGGCCCAATTGGATGTAAGCCAAATGCCACCTTATGTAGGGTCATACCAGGCGCTCCCAGCAAGTATTAGAAATCTGTAATTTTCGCCCAGGCAGAGGATGAAATGGCTGCATCGTTAATGCAGTTACAGACTCTCTCTTCTCTGTCCAAGAGAGGTACCAGTTTTTGTTAGTGACCCACTTGAAttccaagcatttatgaaaagctTTAAATGCAGAATTGATATTAAGTGCCAAAACTCAGAGGATTCTTTATATTATTTGCAGCAGTTCTCAAGTAGACTACCACAAGATCTTACAAAGAGTTTCCAACATATGGCTCCAAGGATTCAAACAGGCTAAGTCGTAATTGAAGAAGCATTTGGCAAGAAGTACAGAATTTCTACAGCTTATGTACAGAAGACTCTTTCATGGTCCAATATAAGACCTGATGACACAAATAATTTACAAGCTTACGtcctctttctaagaggatgctGCAATGTCATGATGGAGCTTGATGGACCTAATAATATGGTAATCATTGTAAATAAATTACCTTTCCAGATGAGAGAACAATGGAGAAGGAAAGTTGTTGAAAACCAGAAAAAATGTAATGAAATGGCTACTTTTAAAGATTTAGTGTTGTTCATTGAAGGGCAAGCAGACGTTGTTACACATCCAGTGTATGGAATAATCAAAGGTACTCAAACAGTAAGTAAAGTTGAGAATTCCAAATCATATCCTCAACCAAATTTTTTgtttgaaaaatttatttaaaattttacaaaatacaacGTAAAATACAGTGTATAAAAGAAAACCCCTCTAAATTATCCCCTTATTCCCCCCACCTTCCAACCCCCTATCCCACCCCTTATTATCCCTCCCCCCCCAAGCTTAACAtacaaaaaaagtattaaaaagtgGATTGACTTACAGTAGATCATGAGAATTCAAATAAGaatactaataaaaaaaactatttacttAACGTTCaacttcatacatttcaaataaggagtccacatttttaaaaactattatttctcaaattatatgtaattttttctaaacgtagacatgattgaatttcattatgccacctCTGAATACTTAATtctacataatttttccaagttactgctatacacttcctggttaCTGCCAAACTCAATTGAATAAATGCAATCCCAATTCCACACAGAGTGTACAAAAGTACCTATCTGGtctccacatctaaagcacaaatctGAATCGCTAAGACCATACCTCTTCAGCTTTTCCAGAGTA of the Narcine bancroftii isolate sNarBan1 chromosome 4, sNarBan1.hap1, whole genome shotgun sequence genome contains:
- the mif gene encoding macrophage migration inhibitory factor isoform X3; protein product: MQYKQRVCLLSHSLLEEVHGRQYIAVHIVPDQMMHFGGSTEPCALASLSSIGKISNKENKDYSKMLFDLVNKHLHISPSRMYIIFQDLDRANVGWNGSTFA
- the mif gene encoding macrophage migration inhibitory factor isoform X1, whose product is MLSPTSTDNTTVHCALNFHTSHQTKKDNQKPWGVVHPVQVTYPPTAPSASQVPSLRNGDCTQFCPLTHEFLYIAVHIVPDQMMHFGGSTEPCALASLSSIGKISNKENKDYSKMLFDLVNKHLHISPSRMYIIFQDLDRANVGWNGSTFA
- the mif gene encoding macrophage migration inhibitory factor isoform X2, with the protein product MPTFVLSTNLSRSTIPDVLGEELTDLLSKTLGKPKQYIAVHIVPDQMMHFGGSTEPCALASLSSIGKISNKENKDYSKMLFDLVNKHLHISPSRMYIIFQDLDRANVGWNGSTFA